The genomic window CTGATGGAAAAATTAGCTTTTGCTTCACAGATTTTAATCCCCACTATTTTGCGTTCTCTTTGCAAAATTCCTCGAAATGCCCTCAAGACTCCTCCCTATATCTGAGTCTGCTCATAgcaaattccaaatttcgACCATAGTCTTCGGCACACACATAATTCGCACCCGCGCTTCGTATTCGCGCACAGTTCGCAATAGAAGTCGCATCGTCATGACCACACGCCCATCAATGTCTTCCTCTCCACTCCCGATTCTCCAAATTTCTCATCTGTTCTTTCTCTTTGTCCATATCCTCCACATCCTTtcatgggggcaagcccccaaacccccgacctcgctgcgctcgaatGTCGATCATAGATCCTactatttttctctttttcccctttccatctctctaATATCCATTCCACTATAATAATCTCCGAATCGCGTGCGTTCGTGTTGTTGCAAGTGTATGTTTGCCGGAGacttcccctcccctccactTTCTCTACCACCCAAATTCCCAATCCTCCTCGCACATCcaaatccacatccacatccgcAACCTCTTAACTCtcaccccctccctctccacaACTCCCAAACCAATCCACTCCATTCAGACCAACCCATTCAAACCattcaaaagagaaaagaaagaaaaacttaCACATCCCTCTCCATACACTCAACCGCAATGCCCGCTCCAAAATGATAACTCGGCAAGGGCAATCTCTCCTCATTGCCCTCGAATCCCCCATCTCCCCTCTCATTCTCCAGCGCGAAcactcctcctccccaagcccccattcccatcccaatcGCCAACCAAGTAACCGCGCGCATATTTatgattcttttgtttcctttcctcctctcGTTTCGTCTGGGTTCGTCTTTCTTTCGTTCTCTCGATGTAGATTTCCTCTTGTCGTATTTCCCTCGTATTCCCTTCTTCAATCCTTTCTAAAGAAATCTCGCAACCTCGTCTCAACCCCTCCGATACCAGATCCCGCCTTATTACTTGTTGCTTCTCACTTATCACTTATTACTATTCTCGTTTCCGCTCTtgttctcgttctcgttctcgttTCCGCTGCGTATCCGTTCCTCTCACTCGCAGATATTTTCGCCGTGtcttccaatcccaatcccaatcccaatcccttTCTCAATCCCTTTCTCAATTCgcaatcccaatctcaaccCTAACAATGCCTTCAATGACCCTCTCAAGTTCCCACGTCCTCAAGTCCTCAAGTCCTCaaattcctttccttccctttcctttccttccctttccttcctttcacAAGCACAATCACAAATAAATCCCCAATCCTATTAATTCCCTACCAACCCAAGTAAAGTCAACAcagccaatcaatcaatcgcacactcaatctcaaattccaaatcttcttATGAGCGAGTGCCTTCCAAAGTGACCTGAACTGAACTGAACACTTTGCATCATCGAAAAGTTAAGCTCTCCAATTGATTCGCATCCTCCATTACCTATTAGGCATGGATTATCATGCAGGAGGTAAAATAAAGTTTACACTAGCGGCCGCTGTCATGAATAGAGCTCAACCCATATTTTTCATGATCGGGCGAGGACATTTATTACTCATTCACTACTGAAGTCACCGTCACCGTCACCGGGaaacttttaataattcaaaaatgatttgatttcatatcattcatttccTAATTGTATCATATCTTTTTAACTAATCAaccatcattcattcatccatccatattcaaatatcCAGATGAAAATTCATCTCGTcctattttttgttttcctccATGGTAAGATATCGACAAGATCCTGTGCCTTTCCGTCCTTATTTCACCATTACCCCCATCCTGATTATCCCATAGCTATTTCCCATCACTTCCAATTCTCATTTAGATATTAGACTTCTTCTTGAAAGCAGCAATCAATCCTCCGGTACTGCTATCGTGCTCTCCAACATTTCCACTAACATCCAACTCGGCTTGGATCTTCTTAGCCAAGCTCTTACCCAACTCAACACCCCATTGATCGAAACTGTTAATGTTCCAGACAGCACCCTCAGTAAATGTAAGATGTTCGTAGTAAACAATCAAAGCACCGAGAGTACCTGGGGTAATCTTTTGAGCAAGAATGGATGTAGTTGGTCTGTTACCCAAGAATGTCTTGTGTTTGTATAATTCGGCTGGTGTGTTCTCAGCCTTGAGctcatcttctccctttcCAATCATGAGAGCTTCAGCTTGAGCGAAGAAGTTCGATGCCAACATCTTTTGGTGCTTGTTGTTATCAATTGGGTTGTGTGATTCAGCGGCCATGATGAAGTCGGTTGGGATCAACTTAGTACCTTGGTGTACAAgttggaagaaagaatgttGAGCATTTGTAGCGGGTTCACCAAAGAGAATTGGACCAGTTGTGTACTTGacaatctttccatcacGAGAAACAGCCTTACCGTTCGACTCCATAGAGAGTTGTTGAAGGTAAGCTGGGAATCTGTGGAGGTATTGGTCGAAACTGTTTCCTGTTAGCCAAATTCACAGATTATTGGATAGATAAAAACTTACGGAGAAACCAAATGAGTTTGAGCACCAAAGAAATCAGAGTACCAAACACTCAAAAGACCAGCAATAACTGGAATGTTCTCCTCGAGTGGAGTGTTCTTGAAATGCATATCCATAGCATGTGCTCCAGATAACAATTCATGGAAATTCTTGAATCCAATGTGAATGGCAACGCTCAAACCGATTGCACTCCAAACACTGTATCTACCTCCGACCCAACTTTCGAAACCAAACATGTTCTTAGCATCAATACCAAACTTGGTCACTTCAGCTTCGTTGGTAGAGAGAGCAACAAAGTGTTTAGCGATATCACCCTTGTTATCAGTCTTCTTCAAGAACCATTCCTTTGCGGAGTTGGCGTTGGTGACCGTCTCTGCAGTAGTGAAAGTCTTGGAAGCGACCAAGAAGAGAGTAGTTTCTGGATCAGAATCTCTCAATGCCTCAGCCATGTGTGTGCCATCGATGTTAGAAACGAAGTGGAGGGTTTGTTCTCGAGCACCATAGTACTTGAGAGCTTCAGTTACCATAACTGGACCACTATAATCGAATTAGCTATCATCTCACCGGGGATGCCTCCAAACTTACAGATCAGAACCACCAATGCCAATGTTGATAATGGTAGTCAAAGGCTTTCCAGTGTAACCCTTCCACTCGCCACTTCTAATTTGTTCCGAGAATTCCTCCATGTGCTTCAACTCCTTGTTAACACCTGGCATGacatcctttccatccacgTTGATTGGATCACTGGTGACGTTTCTCAATGCAACGTGAAGAACAGCACGATCTTCCGTGAAATTGATCTTCTCACCCGCAAACATCTCATCACGCAACTTCTCCAATCCGGCTTCTTTTGCAACCGCGACTAAGGCCTTGATGGTATCTTCATTGATCAAGTTCTTGGAGAAATCAAAGAGAATCTCCGAGTTGTCGGCAGTGTTCTTGAAGGTTTTGGAAAATTTCTCGAATCGTTGAGGgtcctttttgaattcttccTTGAGGACAAAGTTACGGCCCACGTTGTCATGGTGGGATTGGAGAGCACTCCATGCTTTGAGTTCGGTTGCTTGAGGCATGTTGTCGAGGTTTGTTTGAGTTGTTGATTAGAAGGTTTAAGGGGGGGCTATGAAAAGGTAGAGTTAGAATGAAGACCAGaatatgagatgatgatgaatgatgagtgATGGTATTGGACAATCTTCCGGAAGTTCTTGTAGATGTGTATCTCGAAATGACCAGACCAACAGTagagggaaaagagaaaagcatACCTTTATATTCCCTCTTGAGCAATAAATTCTCCGAAAAGACAAGAGAGGTGTTCCTAGTATCTCCGAAAGGGCTGCAAATCGATTGGCTTTGATATGTTGTTAGTTGAGAGCTTATTACGATAGTATGGGTAATCAagaagatggtgatggaaatggaagaagtgTTGGTTTACGAGTGGAAGTAGGAGCAAGAGTAGACGGGAGGAATGATATCAATGGaaactctctctctctctctgtctgtctgtctgtctttctctctctgtctctctctctctctctgtcttGACTCTGGAAACTTCGGTCGGTGGAATGATGTGTAGGTGGGTGGGGTGGGGTTCAAGCAGTGACACCATTTATTGATTCATCcaggagagagagagagagagagacaaaCGACGAAAGGAATTATATCAACatacctttctttcttcgctGGGCAAATGCAATGTATACCGATATAAAAGATGTATACACAAGTGTGGCAGGAAGTATGTAGATGGGTCAATAAGTATGCGATGATATTCCCAAGAaaaaagagggaaaaaaggAGGGGTTCATTCAAGCTCTGCTCAATCCGTACGCGgaacaacaacaaataaaataaaatggcTGATGACGTCCATACACACAGAGAGagatccatccacccatccaacatccatacattacatccatacatccatccatacatccatctaGACACCTCAACCCACCTCAACCCAGCAACTCATCCTCAGTCGACCCAACCCCTCCATTACAACCAATAGACAAGTCGAGCCACAGCCCGCTCATGGGGGAGAAATCAGAAATCCAAATTCGATGCAGCTAGGGGGGAGACCTGAGTACGTTTTGATATATCGAGTTGTGATGTACCTGGCACTTGGGTATGTGTttgtttattcattcatgcaTTCCTGTACtcgggagagggagagggagagggagagggagaggagggcaATCAATCTATTCTATTGATGCTCATTCCCTCACTCCCTCATTCCCTcattccttctctcctctctcctttctcctttctcctttcttcccaACTACCcgaaaatcatatatataactaggtatataaatataaataaatccaCGAAATAACCCACCACGATCGTAAACAGAATATCCCCTAACACTACCTAGCTATCTCGTACACACACTAATCAAGCTACAGCAAATCCCAtcccccatcccatccaatccaatctagaccccctctccctctctcacacactctctcccccctccaccTACACCTCCACCTCTACAACCTCTCGGTGAATCCCAAACAAGACAAGCACAACCATCGGATCGGATCCAAGTACCGCAATCTTAATTCTCGTCGTCGgctcttttcctctctctctctttacTCTCTTTACTCTCTTTACATAAGCAAGCAAGCGACTGACTGTCCGATTGACCGACAACCTATTCCCATCCCCGACTCACCGAACACACCCACCCATATACAGATGACATGGCACGTAAGAGCGAGCGAGCAAAAAAGTATCCAGCCAGCCGGTCGGATTTAACATCCATTTAACCTAATCATCCATTTATCttatccatcccatcatcatcacaaacCCGAGACCCTCCACACAGtcaataaaaaagaatatatatatatatatatacactcCAAGACGCAACAAATAaactccaaaaaaaaaaattcatacAATAACAAACCTTGAATAACAAAGCCAGCCTTGttgaatagaatagaagagaATAGAAGAGAATAGCATAGATAGTCAACTATTTTTTTTATCGGTTTAATTTCACTAATTTTcccatcacaatcacaatcgcAATCACACTATCCTATCCACAATATAGAAtctagatttcaaattttcgatttgtgataaaaataaaatatatatacatataaaatgaaagtaaaatatatttaaaaaaaaaaaaaaaaaagattgaaaattacCATATCATAATGAATACACTCGAAATTTCGAGATAACGATAGAAATTATACTAATTAAATGTTAATTTCacatcaagaaagaaagaaagaaagataaaacatgatatgatataatattaaatcaaattcaaggACTCTTAATAAGAGTtcatttaattaattaataggATGTTCATTAACTAATAAAGGAGTTTACTTATAGTATTTTAAAGAATGTATACCTCAAGATGTAAGtgataaataataaaatttcccatgtaatatatatatatatatatatctatctataaaaCACCAAAGTACAAAACACTAAAGtacaataaataaatagtatTATACTAATAAATCATTCTCCTCATTTCGATAATTTAGCATATAGATTGTAATCCTTTATATAAAGCCCTACCtgtctacctacctacctactcatctatctatctatctatctatctataaaaaaaatatctataaaaaaGTATTCACAATCACCTACTCACCCAATCACCTACTCATATATCAATACATAACATCACATCCCCAATTTCACATCCTCAATCACCTCATCACCCTCACAAtcccaaaacccaaatcccaaatctcaatctcaaacccctcattcaaaaaaatccaaatttaatttaaaaatctcTTTATTGATTCGACTCAATTCAACTCAACTCGACATACgcccaaaagaaaaggaagaaaacaaataCTTCGATTTTCCCATAGcaagaaatttcaaaatcccttctcttcctcccctcctTGCTCTCTATCAAActtatctacctacctattcATTTCATAACGCCTTTACTCTACtttactctactctactctactctcATGCGATTCCCCAATATTACTCTCAGTGCCAAAGAAGAATACAATAACATCAAATATCCATTTTCATATaacttctcatctcatcttatctGATAATGTTCTTAGAATTTATTCATGAAGAGAAACCACTCCAATCCTCAATCTGTATGCGAATTGCTATCTGGAGAGAAAAGACGCCCGAGTAAAGTTGAAATCATACCATCATACCACTGGTCATTTCCAGAATTCCAGTTCCCTTTTTCCCGTGCctttcatccatctatctatcctgTACACTTCCTACGAAACTTGGATCTTTGATacttccacctccatctcccAACCCTGCAACCGGTCTGTTGTAAGACCATCCAGTAAACTGTTCTTGCATGGTTGATGACAATTGTCCACCTTCTACCAATGAATCGGCTGGTGCTTGAGAGGTAAATTCTACATCAAAGTTGGTAGTGTCAAGAGCATCCGTCTATATTTGATTAGTATATATCATACGTGAACATTGAGAAAGATAagcaataaaaaaaatacataCCACGTTAGGCTTGAATGTAGGCTCATACTTTCTTTGAAGTAACTTTCGCCAATCAATGCTGTGGAAGAAAGGATGGGCCTTAATTTCCGATGCACCATTTGCACCCAATCTGAGATCTGGTTTTCTGTTGAGAAGTTTCTGCAAAAGATCCTTTGCAGCAGGTGGAACAATCTCAGGGCCAGGGAAGTTCAATGGATCGCTCAAAATCTTGCGATACATCTCATTGGTATTCTCATCATAGAAAGGAGGTAAACCAGTCAACATCTCATAGAGCAAAACACCAAGGGTCCACCAATCAACCGTCTTAGTGTAACCTTGTCCCATCAGCAATTCTGGTGCCAAGTATTCGGGAGTTCCACAGAAGGTATTGGTGCGATCTTCATCCTTCATATCAAGCTTACACAAGCCAAAATCACAAAGTGCAATGTGACCCGAGTAATCCAAAAGAATGTTCTCCGGCTTCAAGTCACGATAAATAACGTTGAAACCATGTAAACATTCTAAAGCGCAAAGTAGCTCGGCCGTGTAAAATCTTGAACGATTGATGTCGAAGCGAGACtccttttgaagatgatggaaaagtTCACCACCGTTAACAAATGCCAAGACGAAATATAACTTTTCCGGCGATTGGAAAGTAAACTTGAGAGGAACGATGAACggattgttgatttgagaaaGGACCGATCTTTCTGCCAATGTGTGTGCGACTTCTGATCGTGAAATAATATGAGCCTTTCGAATGGTCTTGAGGGCGTAAATTCGTTGGGTATCTTTTTTCTTGACTTGCATGACCTTTCCAAAACTTCCTTTTCCAACCACTTTCAACAGGtcgaaatcttcaatcttcaatgcTCTTGTTCTATTCTCAACGTATTCAACTCCAATGCGAATCTTTCCAGTGCCATATTGAACGTCTAACCACTCCGGTCCACTTTGTCCCAATGtgctctctcttctttggaATTCTGCAGCGGCCTTTTCCTTGTCCTTTTTCCCCAGCTTAGGATCTTCGACGTATTTATGCTTTTCTTCGAATCGAGGATTGATGCGCGTAACACCAAGGAAAATATCTTGACTTCGACCGGATCCCGGAGGCGCATTTGGGTTTCGAAGGTATAAATGAACTGCTAATTCAGTAACTCTTGAAACATCAAACTTATACTGAGTATTATCTCCAGCCCATAAGGGGTTTTCAGGGGACCCTGCAACTGAATTGACAAAAACTTGCATCTTATCGAAATCTAACAAGGCATATGGAAGGTATTTGGAGGAAATACGACCATGGTTAGTAGGAACTTGAATTCCACCGCCCGATGTTTGTGGTCTCATATTCGAGTAAGATCCCGCGACTTGGTTTGAAGCCCCCGAACGGACTGAACCTGCCACTCCAAAGCCATTTCCCGCAGATAATGAATTCTGTGTATGGTTGCTGAATACTTGTTTATATTGATCTGGGAGAGAGAATCCATTTCCTTCGTGCAGAGTAACGATGAGAATGCCCGGTCGAGGAGCGGATTGTGGTTGAGTGGCTATGGCTTCCGAGGCAGCTTTCAAGGTCAGCATCCTTTTCGTGAACCCGATTAACGACGTGCGCATGCATACCTATTCCATTATCGTTGATAGATGGTGCCGGACTGGAGGTGCCAGATTTCTCATCTTTGGATGATTCCCGAAGAGTTTGTGAAGATGGGGTTCGAGAGAAGGTAGACGTTAGGGGACCAAGATGCGTCTCTTTGAGCTCTAAATATGGATTGAGATCATTAGTGACAGGTTCATTTCATGTGTGGGCTGTAGACGATTCCGAGTTCAATAGACTCTTGGCCAAAGTGACGTTGCGTTGGTACTCAACCGTAGGATTTAGCTAAAGGAGGTAGATTTGGGTGGTTTCAAGATTGAGGTGTAACGAATTGCAATGAAATAAACTCACTCTTGGTGATATTCCAAGACGACATCTTGGGGATGGGGAACAAAATTGTATCGGTAGGAGAGGGGGACG from Botrytis cinerea B05.10 chromosome 15, complete sequence includes these protein-coding regions:
- the Bcpgi1 gene encoding Bcpgi1, whose protein sequence is MPQATELKAWSALQSHHDNVGRNFVLKEEFKKDPQRFEKFSKTFKNTADNSEILFDFSKNLINEDTIKALVAVAKEAGLEKLRDEMFAGEKINFTEDRAVLHVALRNVTSDPINVDGKDVMPGVNKELKHMEEFSEQIRSGEWKGYTGKPLTTIINIGIGGSDLGPVMVTEALKYYGAREQTLHFVSNIDGTHMAEALRDSDPETTLFLVASKTFTTAETVTNANSAKEWFLKKTDNKGDIAKHFVALSTNEAEVTKFGIDAKNMFGFESWVGGRYSVWSAIGLSVAIHIGFKNFHELLSGAHAMDMHFKNTPLEENIPVIAGLLSVWYSDFFGAQTHLVSPFDQYLHRFPAYLQQLSMESNGKAVSRDGKIVKYTTGPILFGEPATNAQHSFFQLVHQGTKLIPTDFIMAAESHNPIDNNKHQKMLASNFFAQAEALMIGKGEDELKAENTPAELYKHKTFLGNRPTTSILAQKITPGTLGALIVYYEHLTFTEGAVWNINSFDQWGVELGKSLAKKIQAELDVSGNVGEHDSSTGGLIAAFKKKSNI